In Candidatus Deferrimicrobiaceae bacterium, one genomic interval encodes:
- a CDS encoding ABC transporter substrate-binding protein — protein sequence GFLAADKIPYLSASYSPNLTDPKESPYNFFIAADYTTQLRAGLKYIKDNWKEKRAPKIVFIYPNHPYGIAPIKGGKAYAKEIGFVGFEELGDEEVGLKAIEANSQMLSVKNKGADFGWIGGTTPSAAVIIKDAKKLGLKTKFLVNVWGNDEDLIKIAGDAADGVLGLQAAAVYGDKVPGMKLIQEVTKNEHQNTHYIRGWVSMMVLCEALKIADKKGQLNGPGVKDALETLKDFDTGGLTSKITFTPTDHRPNLSAKIYEYQKGKLVYKTTIELPRKAEWLGL from the coding sequence GGATTTCTGGCGGCCGACAAGATCCCCTATCTTTCCGCATCGTATTCGCCCAACCTGACCGACCCCAAGGAATCTCCGTACAACTTCTTCATCGCGGCGGACTACACCACCCAGCTGCGGGCGGGCTTGAAGTACATCAAGGACAACTGGAAGGAGAAGCGGGCCCCCAAGATCGTATTCATCTACCCGAACCACCCGTACGGGATCGCCCCGATCAAGGGAGGGAAGGCGTACGCCAAGGAGATTGGGTTCGTTGGTTTCGAGGAACTGGGCGACGAGGAGGTGGGACTCAAGGCGATCGAGGCGAACTCCCAGATGCTTTCCGTGAAGAACAAGGGCGCCGACTTCGGGTGGATCGGCGGCACCACCCCCTCGGCTGCGGTCATCATCAAGGACGCCAAGAAGCTTGGCCTCAAGACGAAGTTCCTCGTGAACGTCTGGGGCAACGACGAAGACCTGATCAAGATCGCGGGGGATGCAGCCGATGGCGTTCTCGGCCTCCAGGCCGCGGCGGTATACGGCGACAAGGTCCCCGGAATGAAGCTCATCCAGGAGGTCACCAAGAACGAGCACCAGAATACGCACTACATCCGGGGCTGGGTCTCGATGATGGTGCTGTGCGAGGCGTTGAAGATCGCCGACAAGAAAGGGCAGTTGAACGGTCCGGGAGTGAAGGATGCCCTGGAGACGTTGAAGGATTTCGATACGGGCGGGCTGACTTCCAAGATCACGTTCACCCCGACCGACCACCGTCCGAACTTGTCGGCCAAGATCTACGAGTACCAAAAGGGGAAGCTCGTTTACAAGACGACGATCGAGCTTCCTCGTAAGGCGGAGTGGCTCGGTTTGTAA